In Trifolium pratense cultivar HEN17-A07 linkage group LG7, ARS_RC_1.1, whole genome shotgun sequence, a genomic segment contains:
- the LOC123898506 gene encoding E3 ubiquitin-protein ligase PUB23-like, whose product MDEIHVPSHFLCPISLQLMKDPVTLSTGISYDRENIEKWLCSFQNKTCPVTKSSLLETDLNNLTPNHTLRRLIQSWCTLNASFGVERIPTPKSPIDRTQILKLINEAKKFPEKQHSCLVKLRSIVFESDRNKKCLESAGAMDFLALTMKNNSNSSSLSEAAIEILFHLNPSEVHIKSLINNESIQFIESLFHVLKHGSYQSRGYATMLLKSAFEVSDPIQLISVKKALFEELMRVLIDKISQQASKAALKLIVELLPWGRNRIKAVEGGAVLILIELLFDVSERRACELILTGLDQLCGCAEGRAELLNHGAGVAIVSKKILRVSHVASDRGVRILSSICRYSANSRVLHEMLQVGAVSKLCLVLQVDSNFKTKEKAKEILKLHSSVWKNSTCIPVPLLSSYP is encoded by the coding sequence ATGGATGAAATTCATGTTCCTTCTCATTTTCTCTGCCCAATTTCCCTCCAACTTATGAAAGATCCTGTTACTCTTTCCACAGGAATTAGCTACGACAGAGAAAACATAGAAAAATGGTTATGTTCATTCCAAAACAAAACTTGTCCtgttacaaaatcatctttatTAGAAACCGATCTTAATAATCTTACACCAAACCACACTCTTCGTCGTTTGATTCAATCTTGGTGTACCCTTAATGCTTCATTTGGTGTTGAACGTATTCCAACACCAAAATCACCAATAGACAGAACACAAATTCTTAAACTCATCAATGAAGCAAAGAAATTCCCAGAAAAACAACATAGTTGTCTTGTTAAGCTTCGTTCGATTGTTTTCGAAAGCGATAGGAACAAAAAATGTTTGGAATCTGCAGGTGCAATGGATTTTTTAGCTTTAACAATGAAGAACAATTCAAATTCAAGTTCTTTGAGTGAAGCTGCTATTGAAATTCTGTTTCATCTTAACCCTTCTGAAGTTCATATCAAGAGTTTGATAAACAATGAAAGCATTCAATTTATTGAATCATTGTTTCATGTTTTGAAGCATGGAAGCTATCAATCTAGAGGCTATGCAACAATGCTATTGAAATCGGCATTTGAAGTATCGGATCCGATTCAATTAATCAGCGTAAAAAAAGCGCTTTTCGAAGAATTAATGAGAGTACTAATTGATAAGATTTCACAACAAGCTTCAAAAGCAGCATTGAAGTTAATTGTGGAGCTTTTACCGTGGGGGCGAAACCGAATTAAAGCGGTTGAAGGTGGCGCGGTTTTAATCCTTATCGAGCTTCTTTTCGATGTTTCGGAAAGAAGGGCATgcgaattgattttgacaggtTTGGATCAACTATGTGGTTGCGCCGAAGGGCGTGCGGAGTTGTTAAATCATGGTGCAGGTGTTGCTATTGTGTCAAAGAAAATTTTGAGGGTTTCTCATGTTGCAAGTGATAGAGGAGTTAGAATTTTGAGTTCAATTTGTAGATATTCAGCAAATTCTAGAGTTTTACATGAAATGTTGCAAGTTGGAGCTGTTTCAAAGTTGTGTTTGGTTCTTCAAGTTGATAGCAATTTTAAGACTAAAGAAAAAGCTAAGGAGATTCTCAAATTGCATTCTTCTGTTTGGAAAAATTCTACATGTATTCCTGTTCCTTTGTTATCTTCTTATCCATGA